A single genomic interval of Spinacia oleracea cultivar Varoflay chromosome 6, BTI_SOV_V1, whole genome shotgun sequence harbors:
- the LOC110791678 gene encoding pyridoxal reductase, chloroplastic isoform X2 has protein sequence MLTFLHLNSLKAIKINTHTRRNSIRLGRRSVRCDSTVEMSTEKHQIKVSNGDDSVEICRVLNGMWQTSGRWGRIDRDNVVESMLRYSDAGLSTFDMADHYGPAEDLYGIFINRVRRERPPDVLEKVRGLTKWVPSPVKMTRSFVESNINVSRKRMDVSCLGMLQFHWWDYANSWCLDALKHLADLKDEGYFPFRKTKIVALTNFHTERLRIILENEISVVSNQVQHSIINMRPQQKMAEFCQQTGVKLITYGTVMGGLLSEQFLDTNLSIPFVGPSLNTPSLQKYKRMVDAWGGWSLFQVLLQVLNKIARKHRVSISTVAVKYYRKYIIYIII, from the exons ATGTTGACATTCCTTCACCTCAACTCTCTAAAAGCCATTAAAATCAACACCCATACTCGGCGTAACTCGATAAGACTTGGTCGGAGATCAGTCAGGTGCGACTCGACGGTGGAGATGTCGACGGAGAAACACCAAATTAAGGTGAGTAACGGGGACGATTCGGTGGAGATATGCCGAGTTTTGAACGGAATGTGGCAAACAAGTGGTAGATGGGGACGTATCGACCGAGATAACGTCGTTGAATCCATGCTCCGCTATTCTGATGCTGGGCTTTCCACCTTCGACATGGCTGATCACT ATGGACCTGCTGAAGATCTTTATGGAATTTTTATTAATCGAGTCCGTCGTGAGCGCCCACCTGATGTTTTAGAAAAAGTCAGAGG TCTCACAAAATGGGTTCCCTCACCAGTTAAAATGACGAGGAGTTTTGTAGAAAGCAATATTAATGTTTCAAGGAAAAGAATGGATGTTTCTTGCTTGGGTATGCTACAGTTCCACTG GTGGGACTATGCCAATTCTTGGTGTCTAGATGCATTGAAACATCTTGCAGATCTTAAAGATGAAGGTTATTTCCCTTTTAG AAAAACTAAAATTGTGGCTCTTACAAATTTTCATACGGAGAGATTGCGAATAATTCTTGAAAATGAGATTTCCGTTGTTAGCAACCAG GTGCAACATTCGATTATTAACATGCGTCCTCAACAGAAAATGGCAGAGTTTTGCCAACAAACTGGAGTTAAACTTATAAC GTATGGAACAGTTATGGGTGGTCTTTTATCAGAGCAGTTCCTTGATACCAACTTATCCATTCCGTTTGTTGGTCCTTCACTTAATACTCCCTCCCTACAAAAGTACAAAAGG ATGGTTGATGCATGGGGAGGATGGAGTCTATTCCAAGTATTGCTTCAAGTGCTGAACAAAATAGCTAGGAAGCACCGTGTGTCCATTTCAACTGTTGCTGTTAAATACTATAGGAAATAcataatttatattattatttaa
- the LOC110791678 gene encoding uncharacterized protein isoform X1: MLTFLHLNSLKAIKINTHTRRNSIRLGRRSVRCDSTVEMSTEKHQIKVSNGDDSVEICRVLNGMWQTSGRWGRIDRDNVVESMLRYSDAGLSTFDMADHYGPAEDLYGIFINRVRRERPPDVLEKVRGLTKWVPSPVKMTRSFVESNINVSRKRMDVSCLGMLQFHWWDYANSWCLDALKHLADLKDEGMEQLWVVFYQSSSLIPTYPFRLLVLHLILPPYKSTKGWLMHGEDGVYSKYCFKC; encoded by the exons ATGTTGACATTCCTTCACCTCAACTCTCTAAAAGCCATTAAAATCAACACCCATACTCGGCGTAACTCGATAAGACTTGGTCGGAGATCAGTCAGGTGCGACTCGACGGTGGAGATGTCGACGGAGAAACACCAAATTAAGGTGAGTAACGGGGACGATTCGGTGGAGATATGCCGAGTTTTGAACGGAATGTGGCAAACAAGTGGTAGATGGGGACGTATCGACCGAGATAACGTCGTTGAATCCATGCTCCGCTATTCTGATGCTGGGCTTTCCACCTTCGACATGGCTGATCACT ATGGACCTGCTGAAGATCTTTATGGAATTTTTATTAATCGAGTCCGTCGTGAGCGCCCACCTGATGTTTTAGAAAAAGTCAGAGG TCTCACAAAATGGGTTCCCTCACCAGTTAAAATGACGAGGAGTTTTGTAGAAAGCAATATTAATGTTTCAAGGAAAAGAATGGATGTTTCTTGCTTGGGTATGCTACAGTTCCACTG GTGGGACTATGCCAATTCTTGGTGTCTAGATGCATTGAAACATCTTGCAGATCTTAAAGATGAAG GTATGGAACAGTTATGGGTGGTCTTTTATCAGAGCAGTTCCTTGATACCAACTTATCCATTCCGTTTGTTGGTCCTTCACTTAATACTCCCTCCCTACAAAAGTACAAAAGG ATGGTTGATGCATGGGGAGGATGGAGTCTATTCCAAGTATTGCTTCAAGTGCTGA